One part of the Rutidosis leptorrhynchoides isolate AG116_Rl617_1_P2 chromosome 1, CSIRO_AGI_Rlap_v1, whole genome shotgun sequence genome encodes these proteins:
- the LOC139869534 gene encoding uncharacterized protein: MSPEKVTKMVLDVDLKCSDCYKKVKKAINKFAEIRDQEYDVEKNKVKITVVSCCPDKIRDKLHYKGGTSIQKMEIVVDKPKEPVAANKLKTKPKNEESETPKDNNNPKTQPPAKKLEVAKMTFEPPVQGYPQMYPPATYPMVGYGYESGPSVGSIAQPHSSGYGYEYGPGYNHGYMGNSSHFASSDYFSEENPQGCSIM, translated from the exons ATGTCTCCTGAAAAG GTTACGAAAATGGTGTTGGATGTTGACCTCAAGTGCTCTGATTGCTACAAGAAGGTGAAAAAGGCCATCAATAAATTTGCTG AAATAAGGGACCAAGAATATGATGTTGAGAAAAACAAAGTGAAGATCACAGTGGTTAGCTGTTGCCCTGACAAGATTCGGGACAAACTTCATTACAAGGGTGGAACGtcgatccagaaaatggagatcgTTGTGGATAAGCCCAAAGAGCCTGTTGCTGCAAATAAACTCAAGACAAAGCCGAAGAATGAAGAGTCCGAGACTCCCAAAGACAACAATAACCCGAAAACACAACCACCAGCAAAAAAACTGGAGGTTGCAAAAATGACATTTGAGCCGCCGGTTCAAGGGTATCCGCAAATGTACCCACCAGCTACTTACCCTATGGTTGGATATGGATATGAGTCAGGGCCATCTGTTGGCTCTATAGCCCAACCACACTCATCAGggtatggatatgaatatggacctGGATATAATCATGGGTATATGGGAAATTCTAGCCATTTTGCATCTAGTGATTACTTCAGCGAAGAAAACCCTCAAGGGTGCTCAATTATGTAA